One Natator depressus isolate rNatDep1 chromosome 13, rNatDep2.hap1, whole genome shotgun sequence genomic region harbors:
- the LOC141997490 gene encoding ribonuclease-like, whose amino-acid sequence MAVKGPHPMLLLALVLLAGWLAQLGQGASYSQFLRQHVDNPKTRARDDRTYCNMMMRRRGMASPCKRTNTFVHAPARQLQDICGRAGRRAGRNLHNSNNRYRITTCRLARGSTRPPCTYRGGSSTRRIRVACVGRLPVHYNRTL is encoded by the coding sequence ATGGCTGTGAAGGGACCCCACCCaatgctgctgctggccctggtgctgctggctggctggctggcccagCTCGGCCAAGGAGCCAGCTACTCGCAGTTCCTGAGGCAGCACGTTGACAACCCCAAGACCAGGGCTCGGGATGACCGGACCTACTGCAACATGATGATGCGGCGCCGGGGCATGGCCAGCCCCTGCAAACGCACCAACACCTTCGTCCATGCCCCCGCCAGACAGCTCCAGGACATCTGCGGCCGGGCGGGCCGGCGCGCCGGCCGCAACCTGCACAACAGCAACAACCGCTATCGCATCACCACCTGCCGGCTGGCTAGGGGGTCAACCCGCCCGCCCTGCACCTACCGAGGGGGCAGCAGCACCCGTCGGATCCGTGTGGCGTGTGTCGGGAGGCTGCCCGTGCACTACAACAGGACCCTCTAG
- the LOC141997492 gene encoding ribonuclease, producing the protein MAQRGPHPTLLPVLLATCLALARGETRYEKFLRQHVDYPRTAAPDARTYCNQMMQRRGMTSPVCKFTNTFVHASAASITTICGPGGAPAGGNLRDSTASFALTTCRLQGGSQRPPCNYNGGTSTQRIRIACDGGLPVHYDRAI; encoded by the coding sequence ATGGCCCAGAGAGGACCCCACCCAACACTGCTGCCAGTCTTGCTGGCCACGTgcctggctctggccaggggggaGACGCGCTACGAGAAGTTCTTGAGGCAGCACGTCGATTACCCAAGGACTGCCGCCCCGGATGCCAGGACCTACTGCAACCAGATGATGCAGCGCAGGGGCATGACCTCGCCAGTCTGCAAGTTCACCAACACCTTCGTCCACGCCAGCGCCGCCAGCATCACCACCATCTGCGGCCCTGGGGGGGCCCCGGCGGGTGGGAACCTGCGAGACAGCACAGCCTCCTTCGCCCTCACCACCTGCCGGCTGCAGGGGGGATCACAGAGACCGCCCTGCAACTACAACGGGGGCACCAGCACCCAACGCATCCGCATCGCCTGTGATGGGGGGCTCCCTGTGCACTACGACAGAGCGATATAG